From Phoenix dactylifera cultivar Barhee BC4 unplaced genomic scaffold, palm_55x_up_171113_PBpolish2nd_filt_p 000447F, whole genome shotgun sequence, a single genomic window includes:
- the LOC103718447 gene encoding protein EMSY-LIKE 3-like isoform X2, with protein MEYLKNDSSGTDDDLPNHSIIWNSRGVLYSGVMRISSGPVSHGACLINMEFQIHCMETEAYGAILRVFIAQSDVLSWGKEGLMSELRKELRVSDVEHREILGKINSDASIKSIRELRKTIDAQATTVNPPNFDPNSISHISRKKLKPGHMTVSSSQKYSPHAQPLPTAVPSSLAASTKHWESLRIAHSADIQEGVSSFRG; from the exons ATGGAATATTTGAAGAACGATAGCAGCG GAACTGATGATGATCTTCCAAATCACTCGATCATTTGGAATTCTAGAGGTGTTCTTTATTCGGGAGTTATGAGGATCTCTTCTGGGCCAGTATCTCATGGAGCATGTCTAATAAACATGGAATTTCAAATTCACTGCATGGAGACTGAGGCATATGGTGCTATCTTAAGAGTCTTTATCGCTCAATCTGATGTTCTTTCATGG GGTAAGGAAGGACTCATGTCAGAGTTAAGGAAGGAACTCAGGGTTTCTGATGTTGAGCACAGAGAAATTCTTGGGAAAATCAATTCAGATGCTTCAATCAAGTCCATACG GGAATTGCGTAAGACTATTGATGCTCAAGCGACAACAGTGAACCCTCCTAATTTTGATCCAAATTCCATCAGTCATATATCTCGTAAAAAGTTAAAACCTGGGCATATGACTGTTtcatcatcccaaaaatactcACCCCATGCTCAACCCTTGCCAACAGCTGTTCCTTCTTCATTGGCA GCAAGCACCAAGCACTGGGAAAGCTTGAGGATCGCTCATTCTGCAGACATCCAAGAAGGGGTTTCTTCATTCAGGGGCTGA
- the LOC103718447 gene encoding protein EMSY-LIKE 3-like isoform X1, which translates to MEYLKNDSSGTDDDLPNHSIIWNSRGVLYSGVMRISSGPVSHGACLINMEFQIHCMETEAYGAILRVFIAQSDVLSWGKEGLMSELRKELRVSDVEHREILGKINSDASIKSIRELRKTIDAQATTVNPPNFDPNSISHISRKKLKPGHMTVSSSQKYSPHAQPLPTAVPSSLATHAREAQGNDKASVFSPQGDVGQALIPVHQNRQAPSTGKA; encoded by the exons ATGGAATATTTGAAGAACGATAGCAGCG GAACTGATGATGATCTTCCAAATCACTCGATCATTTGGAATTCTAGAGGTGTTCTTTATTCGGGAGTTATGAGGATCTCTTCTGGGCCAGTATCTCATGGAGCATGTCTAATAAACATGGAATTTCAAATTCACTGCATGGAGACTGAGGCATATGGTGCTATCTTAAGAGTCTTTATCGCTCAATCTGATGTTCTTTCATGG GGTAAGGAAGGACTCATGTCAGAGTTAAGGAAGGAACTCAGGGTTTCTGATGTTGAGCACAGAGAAATTCTTGGGAAAATCAATTCAGATGCTTCAATCAAGTCCATACG GGAATTGCGTAAGACTATTGATGCTCAAGCGACAACAGTGAACCCTCCTAATTTTGATCCAAATTCCATCAGTCATATATCTCGTAAAAAGTTAAAACCTGGGCATATGACTGTTtcatcatcccaaaaatactcACCCCATGCTCAACCCTTGCCAACAGCTGTTCCTTCTTCATTGGCA ACACATGCTAGAGAAGCCCAGGGGAATGATAAAGCATCTGTATTCTCCCCTCAAGGGGATGTTGGACAAGCTCTAATACCTGTTCATCAAAACAGGCAAGCACCAAGCACTGGGAAAGCTTGA